A window of Natranaerovirga pectinivora contains these coding sequences:
- a CDS encoding right-handed parallel beta-helix repeat-containing protein, with the protein MKKLINCFLSMVLTIVMVLGSVSIVSAGGSEIFFESFNGATSNNLFTTGYRSLPNDSSKPMYIRTGGTVTAGSNRVTLNGGRMTIGALSSSSTTGSFTPGGVFNLSNPYRIIINIASKSGDSSKNFQVYVDNNTTGMNNSIHGGASRVYSQTIGNLGTGDLVIEPSVGTSNSFIQIRTESNATVTINSIRIEYLDGSGPVPPTGPTPTPPGIPSGDRTFYVAPNGNNNNSGTQGSPFATLNKAISVSRAGDVIVMRGGTYNHNARIDINNSGTASKPIIIVNYPGETPVLDFSAQEELAGRDGLRLNGNYWHIIGIHLRRAGGNGFRIHGSHNRIERCVAYENRLTGIHLEDGSHNLILNNDSYRNFNLRGRVGNMADGFAAKYEALGPGNVFYGNRSWENSDDGFDFWMVRNTLVVENNWSFGNGNPQFWNHPEFDGGGNGFKLGGNHIPGNHIVKRNMSFDNHGKGFDHNNNTGALTLIHNTGYNNGIRINGRNFDFPNNPSSGQHTFINNISAMAPVQDRFGSNSILQGNSWQIGNVTSSMFYSVNTALAKSPRQADGSLPNINLFMPRPTSFLVNGGVNIGEPFNGSAPDIGAREYGN; encoded by the coding sequence ATGAAAAAATTAATTAATTGTTTTTTAAGTATGGTATTAACAATTGTAATGGTATTAGGAAGTGTATCAATTGTATCAGCTGGAGGTAGCGAGATATTTTTTGAAAGTTTTAATGGTGCTACATCTAATAATCTATTTACTACTGGATACAGATCATTACCAAATGATTCAAGTAAACCAATGTATATTCGAACTGGTGGAACAGTAACAGCTGGTTCTAATAGAGTTACATTAAATGGTGGTAGAATGACTATTGGTGCTTTATCTAGCTCATCAACAACAGGTAGTTTTACACCAGGGGGAGTTTTTAATCTAAGTAATCCATATAGAATAATCATAAATATTGCAAGTAAAAGTGGTGATTCTTCTAAGAATTTTCAAGTTTATGTAGATAATAATACTACAGGAATGAATAATTCTATCCATGGAGGAGCATCAAGGGTTTACTCCCAGACAATTGGAAATCTAGGTACAGGTGATTTGGTGATTGAGCCTTCTGTTGGGACGAGTAATTCATTTATACAGATTCGTACAGAAAGTAATGCTACGGTTACAATAAACAGTATAAGAATAGAATATTTAGATGGTTCTGGACCAGTGCCGCCAACTGGACCAACACCAACGCCACCAGGAATTCCAAGTGGTGATAGAACATTCTATGTAGCACCAAATGGTAACAACAATAATAGTGGTACACAAGGTTCTCCATTTGCAACCCTTAATAAAGCAATTAGCGTCTCTCGTGCAGGAGATGTTATTGTAATGAGGGGTGGAACTTATAACCACAATGCAAGAATTGATATTAATAATAGTGGTACAGCGAGTAAACCAATTATTATTGTGAATTATCCAGGAGAAACACCTGTATTAGATTTTTCTGCTCAAGAGGAATTAGCAGGAAGAGATGGTTTAAGATTAAATGGAAATTATTGGCATATAATAGGAATACATCTAAGAAGAGCAGGTGGTAATGGATTTAGAATCCATGGTAGCCATAATAGAATCGAAAGATGTGTAGCTTATGAAAACCGTTTAACAGGTATTCATTTAGAGGATGGTTCTCATAACTTAATTTTAAACAATGATAGTTATAGAAACTTTAACCTAAGAGGAAGAGTAGGGAATATGGCAGATGGGTTTGCTGCAAAATACGAAGCCCTTGGACCAGGTAATGTTTTCTATGGAAACCGCTCTTGGGAGAACTCTGATGATGGATTTGATTTCTGGATGGTAAGAAATACTCTTGTTGTGGAAAACAACTGGTCTTTTGGTAACGGTAATCCACAATTTTGGAATCATCCTGAGTTTGATGGTGGAGGAAATGGTTTCAAACTTGGTGGAAATCATATCCCAGGAAATCATATTGTAAAAAGAAATATGTCATTTGACAATCATGGAAAAGGTTTTGATCATAACAATAATACTGGTGCATTAACATTAATTCATAATACAGGTTATAACAATGGTATAAGAATAAATGGTCGTAACTTTGATTTTCCAAATAATCCATCAAGTGGGCAACATACATTTATAAATAATATAAGTGCTATGGCGCCAGTACAAGACAGATTTGGTAGCAATTCTATTCTACAAGGAAATAGCTGGCAAATTGGTAATGTAACATCAAGTATGTTTTATAGTGTAAATACAGCATTAGCAAAAAGCCCACGTCAAGCAGATGGGTCACTTCCAAATATTAATTTATTTATGCCGCGCCCAACCAGCTTCTTAGTTAATGGGGGAGTTAATATTGGAGAACCATTTAACGGAAGTGCACCTGATATTGGTGCAAGAGAATATGGTAATTAA